One window from the genome of Paenibacillus azoreducens encodes:
- the cysT gene encoding sulfate ABC transporter permease subunit CysT, with amino-acid sequence MSQVKTGRSRVLPGFGLTLGYSVAYLSLVVLLPLSALLINSTGLDWAKFWQVATDPRVLASYRISFTTSAAAALVDTVLGLLLAWVLVRYEFPGRKLCDALIDLPFALPTAVAGVSLTALYAPNGWVGSLLEPLGIKIAFSQQGITLALMFIGLPFVVRTLQPVLQDAERDAEEASATLGAGRFRTFRSVILPGLVPPLLTGFALAFARGIGEYGSVVFISGNMPMKTEIAPLLIMSKLEQYDYAGAAAVALLLLLISFLMLLVINSLQRWSGRRKEAV; translated from the coding sequence ATGAGCCAAGTGAAGACGGGCCGGAGCCGGGTGCTGCCCGGCTTTGGGCTTACGCTGGGATACAGTGTTGCTTATTTAAGTCTGGTCGTTTTACTGCCGTTATCGGCGCTTTTAATCAATTCGACCGGGCTGGATTGGGCGAAATTCTGGCAGGTGGCGACCGATCCGCGCGTACTCGCCTCCTACCGCATCAGCTTCACAACGTCGGCCGCCGCCGCTTTGGTCGATACTGTGCTTGGTCTTTTGCTTGCCTGGGTGCTGGTCCGCTACGAATTTCCGGGAAGGAAGCTGTGCGACGCGCTGATCGATCTGCCTTTTGCGCTGCCGACGGCGGTCGCGGGAGTATCCTTGACCGCTTTGTATGCGCCGAACGGCTGGGTCGGCTCCTTGCTTGAGCCGCTAGGCATCAAAATTGCCTTCTCGCAGCAGGGGATTACGCTGGCGCTGATGTTCATCGGGCTGCCGTTCGTCGTAAGGACGCTGCAGCCTGTGCTGCAGGATGCGGAGCGGGATGCCGAGGAGGCATCCGCGACGCTTGGCGCAGGCCGGTTTCGCACGTTCCGCTCCGTCATCCTGCCGGGACTTGTTCCTCCGCTGCTCACCGGATTTGCGCTGGCTTTTGCGAGAGGGATCGGGGAGTACGGCTCGGTCGTGTTCATTTCGGGGAACATGCCGATGAAAACGGAGATTGCGCCGCTGCTCATCATGTCGAAGCTGGAGCAATATGATTATGCGGGCGCGGCTGCAGTTGCTTTGCTGCTGCTTCTGATCTCCTTCCTGATGCTGCTTGTGATCAACTCGCTCCAGCGGTGGTCTGGCCGGAGAAAGGAGGCGGTGTAG
- the cysW gene encoding sulfate ABC transporter permease subunit CysW produces MAGNIPGAAAAVRPVQSSRAATEASWVKWLLIAAAVLVLLWLILLPLGVVLTQALKKGWEVYISALTDPDALSALRLTLLAALITVPLNTVFGVAAAWAITKFKFKGKGVLITLIDLPFAVSPVIGGLIFVLVFGANGWFGPLLADHDIKIIYAVPGIVLATLFVTFPFVARELIPLMEDQGSQEEEAAITLGAKGWVVFTRVTLPNIRWGLIYGMILCNARAMGEFGAVSVVSGHIRGETNTLPLHVEILYNEYQFSASFAVASLLLLLALATLLVKSFYARKNVH; encoded by the coding sequence ATGGCTGGAAATATTCCCGGCGCCGCCGCCGCGGTTCGACCGGTTCAAAGCTCGCGGGCCGCTACGGAAGCATCATGGGTGAAATGGCTGCTTATTGCGGCAGCTGTGCTGGTGCTTCTCTGGCTGATCCTGCTTCCGCTTGGGGTTGTACTGACCCAGGCGCTGAAGAAGGGATGGGAGGTTTACATCAGCGCTTTAACCGACCCCGATGCATTATCCGCCCTGAGGCTGACTTTGCTGGCGGCGCTGATCACCGTTCCGCTCAACACCGTCTTCGGCGTGGCGGCAGCTTGGGCAATCACCAAATTCAAATTTAAAGGCAAGGGTGTCCTGATTACGCTGATCGATCTGCCTTTTGCCGTGTCGCCGGTTATCGGCGGCCTGATCTTCGTGCTTGTGTTCGGAGCAAACGGCTGGTTTGGTCCCTTGCTTGCAGATCATGACATCAAAATCATATATGCCGTACCCGGCATTGTGCTGGCGACGCTGTTCGTAACCTTCCCCTTCGTCGCAAGGGAGTTGATCCCGCTTATGGAAGATCAGGGCAGTCAGGAAGAGGAGGCTGCCATTACGCTGGGAGCAAAGGGATGGGTTGTTTTTACGCGCGTGACGCTGCCGAATATCCGCTGGGGGCTTATTTACGGCATGATTTTGTGCAATGCGAGGGCCATGGGCGAATTCGGAGCGGTGTCGGTCGTTTCCGGACATATCCGGGGAGAAACGAACACGCTGCCGCTGCATGTGGAGATACTTTATAACGAATACCAGTTTTCCGCCTCCTTCGCCGTAGCTTCCCTACTTCTTCTGCTGGCGCTCGCCACGCTTTTGGTCAAAAGCTTTTATGCCCGTAAAAATGTACATTGA
- a CDS encoding sulfate ABC transporter substrate-binding protein, producing MLVAASLAACGSKESAGSSAEGKSSAAGTKSSAKEINLLNVSYDPTRELYENYNKAFAAYWEKEKGQKVTIKQSHGGSGAQSRSVIDGLEADVVTLALGYDIDAIQKKGLIKEGWQSKFDLNSTPYNSTIVFLVRKGNPKQIKDWNDLIKNDVQVITPNPKTSGGARWNYLAAWGYALKQNNNDEEKTKEFVRDLYKHVPVLDTGARGATTTFVERGIGDVLLAWENEALLSVKELGPDKFDIVYPSVSILAEPPVAVVDKVVDKKGTREVAEGYLKYLYSEEGQKIAAENFYRPTLASVLDQYKDTFKDIQLFTLKDVFGTWDETQANHFSDGGVFDQIYTPGK from the coding sequence ATGCTGGTGGCGGCTTCGCTGGCGGCTTGCGGTTCCAAGGAGAGCGCCGGGTCGTCTGCGGAGGGGAAAAGTTCGGCCGCCGGGACGAAAAGCAGCGCGAAAGAGATCAATTTGCTGAACGTCTCTTATGACCCGACCCGGGAGCTTTATGAAAATTACAACAAAGCTTTTGCAGCCTATTGGGAAAAGGAAAAGGGACAGAAGGTTACGATCAAGCAGTCCCACGGAGGCTCCGGGGCCCAAAGCCGTTCCGTTATTGACGGATTGGAGGCGGATGTGGTGACGCTCGCTTTGGGATATGACATTGACGCTATCCAGAAAAAAGGCTTGATCAAGGAAGGTTGGCAAAGCAAATTCGATCTGAACAGCACTCCATACAATTCAACCATCGTCTTTCTTGTGCGTAAAGGCAATCCCAAGCAGATCAAGGATTGGAACGACCTGATCAAAAACGACGTGCAGGTCATCACGCCTAATCCGAAAACATCAGGGGGAGCGCGTTGGAACTATCTGGCGGCCTGGGGTTATGCGCTGAAACAGAATAATAACGATGAGGAAAAAACGAAAGAATTTGTCCGCGATCTTTACAAGCATGTGCCGGTACTGGATACCGGAGCCCGTGGCGCGACAACAACCTTCGTGGAACGCGGGATCGGCGATGTGCTGCTGGCATGGGAGAATGAAGCTCTGCTTTCCGTCAAGGAATTGGGGCCGGACAAATTTGATATCGTTTATCCATCCGTGAGCATTCTGGCTGAGCCGCCGGTGGCTGTCGTGGATAAAGTCGTGGACAAAAAAGGCACGCGCGAAGTTGCGGAAGGTTACCTGAAATATCTTTATTCGGAAGAAGGGCAAAAAATAGCCGCCGAAAACTTCTACCGTCCGACGCTTGCCAGCGTTCTAGACCAATATAAAGATACGTTTAAAGATATTCAGCTGTTTACGCTGAAAGATGTTTTCGGAACCTGGGATGAAACGCAGGCCAATCACTTTAGCGATGGTGGGGTATTCGATCAGATTTATACGCCGGGAAAATAA
- a CDS encoding lactonase family protein — MNDNTSLFYAGTYTREDEPGIFLCALDLGSGRMEIVNRTDGIANSSFLAVNKAQDRLYAVSETDEGEVFAYAVDAETSGLHLLNRQPTRGAAPCYISLSRDERHVLVANYTSGHVNAYRIENNGELAPSGLVQHKGSSVNRERQEGAHPHSIFQDPDGKYTLVCDLGLDEIVFYRLEEGKLVSHHAVKTAPGAGPRHFDFHPSGRWAYGINELDDTVNVYEFDAQTGDLNILQTLSALPEGAARGSASADIHVTPCGRFLYASNRSEDSIGLYHIHPSTGMLTAVEWVSTNGKTPRNFAIFKGGYLLAANQNSNTIVSFRIDKESGRLTPTGYELEVPKPVCILPIRK, encoded by the coding sequence ATGAATGATAACACCAGCCTGTTTTATGCCGGAACCTATACCCGTGAGGACGAGCCGGGGATTTTTCTGTGCGCCTTGGATTTGGGCAGCGGCCGTATGGAAATCGTCAATCGTACCGATGGCATTGCCAATTCATCGTTTCTGGCCGTCAACAAGGCTCAAGATCGTTTGTATGCAGTCAGCGAGACGGATGAAGGCGAAGTGTTCGCCTATGCGGTGGACGCGGAAACGAGCGGGCTCCATTTGCTGAACCGCCAGCCGACCCGGGGGGCGGCTCCTTGCTACATATCGCTCAGCCGGGATGAAAGGCATGTGCTTGTTGCCAATTACACAAGCGGACATGTGAATGCTTACCGGATTGAAAACAACGGGGAGCTTGCGCCAAGCGGCTTGGTACAGCACAAAGGCAGCAGCGTCAATCGGGAACGCCAGGAAGGGGCGCATCCGCATTCCATATTCCAGGATCCGGACGGAAAGTATACTCTGGTATGTGATCTCGGATTGGACGAAATTGTTTTTTACCGTTTGGAGGAAGGCAAGCTGGTATCGCATCATGCGGTGAAGACGGCTCCCGGAGCGGGACCGCGCCATTTTGATTTCCATCCTTCTGGCCGCTGGGCGTATGGAATCAACGAGCTGGACGACACGGTGAATGTTTATGAGTTTGACGCGCAGACAGGGGATCTGAACATTTTGCAGACGTTATCGGCTCTTCCGGAAGGCGCGGCGCGGGGAAGCGCAAGCGCGGACATCCATGTCACGCCTTGCGGACGTTTTCTTTATGCCTCCAACCGCAGCGAGGACAGCATCGGGCTTTATCATATCCATCCATCCACGGGCATGCTTACTGCAGTGGAATGGGTATCCACCAACGGCAAGACGCCGCGCAACTTCGCTATTTTCAAAGGCGGATATTTGCTTGCGGCCAACCAGAACAGCAACACGATCGTTTCCTTCAGGATAGACAAAGAGAGCGGACGGCTGACGCCGACAGGGTACGAGCTTGAAGTGCCGAAGCCTGTATGTATTCTCCCGATCCGTAAATAA
- a CDS encoding MgtC/SapB family protein yields MIAEYIIRLAVAGLLGAIIGLERELRAKEAGLRTHFLVSVGSALIMLVSQYGFSEVLGMDHVALDPSRVAAQAVSGIGFLGAGMIIIERKMVRGLTTAAGVWATSGIGLTIGSGMYAAGISATILVMIGLELLSMIFKTGRALNISFELESKESVQPILESLALRKISISSYEMVQDSEHPGMYHLKIEGKAKHNGTLQELLGDFDNLPHIISAKLE; encoded by the coding sequence ATGATAGCAGAATACATCATCCGTTTGGCAGTAGCCGGATTGCTTGGAGCAATCATTGGTTTGGAGCGAGAGCTCCGGGCCAAGGAAGCCGGTCTTCGAACCCATTTTCTCGTCAGCGTCGGCAGTGCGCTTATTATGCTGGTATCGCAATACGGCTTTTCCGAGGTGCTCGGAATGGATCACGTCGCGCTTGACCCAAGCCGTGTGGCGGCACAGGCGGTCAGCGGCATCGGTTTTCTTGGGGCTGGCATGATCATTATCGAACGCAAAATGGTACGTGGCCTCACGACAGCCGCTGGGGTATGGGCCACCTCAGGCATCGGCCTGACCATCGGCTCGGGCATGTATGCCGCCGGCATCAGCGCAACCATCCTCGTGATGATCGGTCTTGAGCTGCTCAGCATGATTTTCAAAACAGGAAGGGCGCTGAATATATCCTTCGAGCTGGAGTCCAAAGAATCCGTACAGCCGATTCTGGAATCGCTGGCGTTACGAAAAATCTCCATCTCCTCTTATGAAATGGTTCAGGATTCCGAACATCCGGGGATGTATCACCTCAAAATCGAAGGCAAGGCCAAACATAACGGCACTTTGCAGGAGCTGCTGGGGGATTTCGATAACTTGCCCCATATAATATCCGCAAAATTGGAATAA
- a CDS encoding YezD family protein, protein MAKGLQVDQIWLDRIASQLNDMEFGSLHIVVHEGQIVQMERTERKRFENASAKSGKTALAARTRQELKKAAPEQRQV, encoded by the coding sequence ATGGCAAAAGGGCTCCAGGTAGATCAGATTTGGCTCGATCGGATCGCAAGCCAGTTGAATGACATGGAATTCGGCTCGCTTCACATCGTTGTGCATGAAGGCCAGATTGTGCAGATGGAACGGACCGAGCGGAAGCGTTTCGAGAATGCGTCTGCCAAATCGGGCAAGACGGCACTTGCGGCGCGGACAAGGCAGGAATTGAAAAAAGCGGCCCCTGAACAAAGGCAGGTTTAA